DNA sequence from the Hyalangium ruber genome:
CCAGGCCAACCGCAACCCGGAGCTGCGCGGGGTGTTCTCCTCCTACTCAGCGAGCACCCCGCTGCTGGATGTGCAGGTGGACCGGGAGAAGGCCGAGGCGCTGGGCGTGCCGCTGGATGAGATCTACTCCACGCTCTCGGTGTACCTGGGCAGCCAGTACGTCAATGACTTCACCTTCGCCAGCCGCGTGTACCGCGTCTATGTGCAGGCGGCGGTGCCCTTCCGCAACGAGCCCAAGGACATCGGCTCCTTCTATGTGCGCTCGGCCGGGGGACAGATGGTGCCCCTGGAGTCCCTCGTCACGGTGCGGCCCGTCACCAGCGCGGCCAGCATCCAGCACTACAACCTCTTCCGCTCCGCGACGATCAACGGCCAGCAGGCGCCCGGGGCCAGCACCGGGGATGCGCTGCTCGCCATGGAGCAGGTGGCCCGGCAGTCGCTGCCCTCCGGCTTCGCCTTCGAATGGACGGGGTTGTCCCGCGAGCAGAAGGAGGCCAGCGGCAAGGTGCTGATCATCTTCGCGCTGGGCATCGTCTTCGTGTTCCTGGTGCTCTCCGCGCAATACGAGAGCTTCGCGCTACCGCTCGTGGTGATGCTGGGCGTGCCGGTGGCCATCCTCGGAGCACTGGGGCTCCAGAACCTGCGCGGACTCTCCAACGACGTGTTCTGCCAGGTGGGCCTGGTGATGCTGGTGGGCCTCTCCAGCAAGAACGCCATCCTCATCGTCGAGTTCGCCGAGCAGCTCCGCGTCGAGGGCCGGAGCGTGGTGGACGCCGCCATCCACGCGGCACAGACGCGCCTGCGGCCCATCCTGATGACCTCGTTCGCGTTCCTGCTGGGCGTGGTGCCGCTGGTGCTGGCCTCGGGGGCTGGCGCTCAGTCGCGCAAGTCGCTGGGCACGGCGGTGTTCGGTGGCATGCTGCTGTCCACCTTCGTGAACCTCATCTTCATCCCCGTGCTGTACACGTTGGTGGAGTCCGCGCGCTCCCGGGTCCTCAAGCGCCGGGAGCACAGCCCTGCCTGAGGCGGGGGTGAATCAATGCGAGCCCTCGAGTGTTGAGCGACGATGCCCATCAAGACCAAGCGCTGGTGCGTTCCCGCCGAGCCCGATGACGGCTTCCGCGTCCTCATCTGCCGGTACCGGCCGCGCGGGCTGACCAAGGCCAAGGAGACCTGGGACGTGTGGATGCGCGACCTGGGGCCCAGCCCCGAGCTGTTCGACGCCTTCCACGGAAAGGGCCAGACGCCCATCACGCTGGACGCCTACCGCGAGCGCTACGTTCGCGAGATGGAGGCGCAACGAGAGACGATCACCGAGCTGGCCGCCCGGGTGGACACAGGGGAGACGGTGACGCTGCTCTGCTCGAAGGACTGCATCCTCGAGCCGGCCTGCCACCGCTCCATTCTCGCCGAGCTCATCGAGGCGGCCCGCCGCCGGTGAGGGCGCGGGCCAGCCCCATGCGCTTCGAGGCGATCAGGTCGTGAACGAGGTGCCGCAGCCGCAGGACGACTTGGCGTTCGGGTTCTCGAACTTGAAGCCCGCGCCCGTCACGCTCGACACGTAGTCCACCGTCGTGCCCAGCAGGTACTTGCTGCTCAGCGCGTCGGTCGTGATCTTCACCCCGTCCTGCTCCCAGATGTGGTCGTTCGGCTTGGCTTCCTTCACCAGGTTCAGGTCATAGCCGAGCCCGCTGCAGCCGGCCGGCACCACCCGAATCGAGAAGAAGTAGCCCTCGAAGCCCTGGGCCTTGATGACCTCCTTCACCTGGCTGATCGCCGCCACGGACAGCCGCATCGGCACATGCGGGGTGGGCTCCCAGGCAGGCTGGGCCACGGGAGTGGCAGGAGTCGTCGTCGTCGTTTCCATGTATGTCTGTCTCCTTGCTTGCGCCTTATAACGCCGGGCACCCAAAAAGCCACCGAACCCCCATTCCCGGCAAGTTATACCCTTACCCACATGGCCACCACCTTCCGAGAACTGCTGTCCAACGTGAAGCGGGAGATCCGCGAGGTCTCCGTGGAGGAGGTCCGCCGCCTGCTGGACACCCGAACCCCCGTGAAGCTCGTGGACGTCCGCGAGTCAGACGAGCACTCGGCTGGCCGGCTGCCTGGAGCGCTCCATATCCCCCGAGGCTACCTGGAGCTGCGCATCGAGGAGCAGGCCCGCCGGGACGAGGCGCTCGTCGTCTACTGCGCGGGCGGCACGCGCTCGGCGCTGGCGGTCCGCACCCTGCGGGACATGGGCTACGAGAACGTGGCCTCCATGGCCGGCGGCTTCAACCGCTGGAGCGACGCCGCCTACCCCGTGGAGAAGCCCCTGGTCCTCTCCGCCGAGCAGAAGGAGCGCTACCGCCGCCACCTCATCCTCCCCGAGGTGGGCGAGGCCGGGCAGACGAAGCTGCTCAAGTCCCGGGTGCTGCTGCTGGGCGCGGGCGGGCTCGGCTCGCCGGCGGCGCTCTACCTGGCCGCGGCGGGCGTGGGCACCCTGGGCATCGTCGACATGGACGTGGTGGACCTGAGCAACCTCCAGCGCCAGGTCATCCACACCCGCGAGCGCCAGGGCCAGCCCAAGGTGGAGAGCGCCCGGGCCGCCATCGAGGCCCTCAACCCCGATGTGAAGGTGGTGCCCTTCGCCGAGCGGCTCACCTCCCAGAACGTGCTGCGCATCCTCGAGGGCTTCGACATGGTCCTCGACGGCGGGGACAACTTCCCCACCCGCTACCTGCTCAATGACGCGTGCGTGGTGCTCAAGCGGCCCAACATCCACGGCTCCATCTTCCGCTTCGAGGGCCAGGTGACGACGTTCGTCCCCGGCGAGGGCCCCTGCTACCGCTGCCTCTACCCTGCCCCGCCCCCACCGGAGCTGGCGCCCTCGTGCGCGGAGGCCGGCGTGCTGGGCGTGCTGCCCGGCATCATCGGCCTCATGCAGGCCAACGAGGCGCTCAAGCTCATCCTCGGCAAGGGCCAGCCGCTCACCGGCCGGCTGCTCACCTTCGACGCGCTGGGCACCCGCTTCCAGGAGCTCAAGCTGCGCCGAGACCCCAAGTGCCCCGTGTGCGCCGACGGGGCCAAGGTGGAGTTCATCGACTACGAGCAGTTCTGCGCCACCGCCTGAGCCGCACGAGCCCCTGCCCATGCCCATCCCGGAGATCGCCCCCGCGGAGCTCGCCGCCCAGCTCGCGGGCCCCGCCGAGACGCGCCCCGCCCTGCTCGATGTGCGCTTTCCCTATGAGCACGCCTACGTGGCGCTGCCTGGCTCGGTGCTCATCCCCCTGCCCGAGCTGGACGAGCGCGCCGACGAGCTGGAGGCCCTCCGGGGCCGCCCCGTCGTCGTCTACTGCCACCACGGCGTGCGCAGCCTGGATGGCGCGGCATACCTGCGCGCGCGCGGCCTGGACGCGGTGTCGCTCCACGGTGGCATCGATCTCTACTCAGAGCTCGTGGACCCGCGCCTGCCCCGCTACTGAGGCAAGCGCTCTCCTCAGAGCTTGTCGGACACGTCCACGACCTTCTCGGTCAGGTCCCTCGCCTTGACGGTGACCTCGACCATGACCGACTCCTTGAGGTTGTCGCCACGCAGCTCCAGCGTGTGCGTGCCCTCCATCAGCTCCAGCTTGCCGCCCGGCAGGTAGGGGCCGAGATCCTGCCCGTCGCGGGTGATCTTCAGCGCCCCCGCGCTCTTGGGGATGACCTTGAGCCGCACGTGCCCGAGCCGGAACTCGCGCTTGATGGTCTTGGTCTCGCCAGGCTCGCCGAAGCGCAGGGCCTCCTCCTCCTCGGCATAGATGCCCTGCTCCTTGTTCTCGAGGATGAGGGTGTCCTGGATGTGCGCGCCCGACACCGCACGGAGCGGCGTGAGGCCCAGCTCGGTGAAGGGCTCGGGGCTGCCGCACTTGTCGCTGTGGCGCACCTTCACGTTCACCTTCGGCAGGGTGTCCACCGAGACGAACACGCCCATGCCGTCGATGGGCTTGCGCATCAGCTTGGGCCAGAAGATGACCATCAGCGCAGCCACCGCCACGGCCGCCAACCCGAAGAAGACGATCTTCAGGGTCTCGGCGGGGAGCCGCAGCTTGGGCAGGCGCGACTCCGCCTTCTGCATGACCCGTGCTGGCGCGTCGTCCTCATTCCGGGCCTGCCTGGGAGGCGGCGCCTGCTTCACGTCCACCCGGCTGGAGGTGCGCCGACGCGGAGGTGGCGCGGCCTGCTCGGCCGGCTGGATGCGGCTCACATGCCCCGTGGGGCGGCGACGCGGCGGCGGAGACGGCGGCGGCAGCGTCTCCATGTCGTCGGGATACGAGTCCTCGGGCTCCTCGTCGCGCTCGCGCTCGCGCTCACGCGGCGGCAGCCGGGTGCGCTCGGGGTCGGCGTATGGATCCTCGTCGTACCGGGCGCGGGCATCGACGGCGAGCGCCGCCACGCGCGAGGGCCGGGGCCCGGGCCTCGGCTCGTCCTCGTCCATGGGCAACTGGCGCGAATTGGTGCGACGCGGCGGAGGCGCGTCTCCGTCGGCCTGGCGCATGTCCGAGCGCGAGTTGGTGCGCGCGATGGTGGTGTGCTGGGCGCTGGTGGGGCGGCGGGGAGACTCGCCCGTGCGGCGACGGCCCACCGAGGTGCCACCGGCGGGCGCCGCGTACTCGGCCATCTCCTCGGCCAGCGACATGGTGCGCGTGCTGGGACGCGCCCCCACGTTGGTCCGCCCGCGCTCGCCTCGCTGGGGGTCGCCCGGCGGCTCCTCCCAGTTCCTGTCCGCGGCTGGCGACGAGCGCCCACCGCCCGGGTTGGAGCCGGGATCCGTAATGCGCTCGGACGGAGGGTTGGGCGCCGCCGGGTTGGCCGAGGCGACCGAGTCCTCGCCGATGGGCTCCGGGTTGCCCGACTTCTTCTCCTCCTCGAGCCGGTCGGCGAAGAGCGTCTCCATCAGCTCGGAGATCTGCACCGAGCTGGCCACCCACCGCTGGGCGACGAGCGTCTCCTCGAGGGCCACCTGGAACTGCCGCGCGTCGCGGTAGCGGTCATCGGCCGCCTTGGACAGCGCGTTCATCACCACCGAGTCCAGCTCCGAGGGCACATCGGCCACCTCGGAGGGCGCCTGGATGGCGCACTCGAGCGCCGCCTGCAGCGTGGCCAGCTCCGAGTCGCGCTTGAGCGGACGCACCCCGGTGAGCAGCTCGTAGAGCACCAGGCCGATGGCGAAGATGTCGGCGCGCGCATCCAGCGCCTTGCCCGCCGCCTGCTCCGGCGCCATGTACGCGAACTTGCCCTTGATGGCGCCCGACTTCGTCAGGCCCATCGAGTCGGCCGCCTTGGCGATGCCGAAGTCCACCAGCTTCACCGAGCCGTCGAAGCTGATCAGGATGTTCTGCGGAGAGATGTCGCGGTGAACCACCTTGAGCGGGCGGCCCGCGCCATCCAGGCGCGTGTGCGCGTAGTAGAGACCCTCGCAGGCGCTGGCGACGATGCGGATGGCCAGCGGGCGGGCGATCCACTGGCCCGCGCCCCACGCCTTGCGCATCACCCGGCCCAGGTCCTCGCCGTGGATGAACTCCATGGCGATGAAGTAGGTGCCGTTGGCTTCGCCGAACTCGTAGACCTGGGCGATGTTCGGGTGGTTGAAGTTGGCGGCGATCAGCGCCTCGTTCTTGAACATCTCCACGAACTCGCGGTCCTCCGCCAGGTGCGGAAGGATGCGCTTGATGACGACGTTCTTGGCGAAGCCCTCGATACCCGCCTGGCGCGCAAGCCACACCTCGGCCATGCCGCCCGTGGCGAGTTTCTTCAGAAGCTGATATTTGCCGAAGGGTTGAGGGTTCATCCCGGGTTGCTCGCCGGGGGGAGCAAGCTCAAGTGGAAGGCGCTGCTGAGGCTCGGCATCTTAGGCTACGAAACTCCAGGAGGCAAAGCCGTCTCGTCGCCGCCCGGTGGGTGGTGCTGGGAGCGAGCCTGCTCGCCCTGGGCACGGCCCTGGCCGACACCCCGCTTGTCGCCCTGGGCAAGCCGGACCAGATCACCGTGGACAAGCGCAACAACGTGCTGCAGCTGTCCTGGTCGGACACCGAGGAGCGCCTCCAGGGCGCCCTCCAGCCCGACGTGCCCCGCGAGGGCCAGCCCCTCAAGGTCCAGCTGAACGTCGGCAGCTTCGAGGGGGCCGACTTCGAGGGCCCCATCACCGTCACCTTGCGCGAGGCCGGCGTCACCCACGGCCAGGTGCGGACGCTCACCAAGGGCCCGGTCAACTGGACCACCGAGTTCATCCCCGAGCGGGATGGCCGCCACCAGCTGGATGTGAGCTTCCGGACTACCCGGCTCAAGGTGCTGCACGCGGACTTCGACGTGGCCCCCACCCTGATCCCCCGCGTCATCCTCTGGAGCCTGTTGGGGCTGGCGGCCTTCTTGGCCCTGGTGTTCGGCGTGCGCGGCCTGCTGCGCAAGGAGAAGGCCCCCGAGGTCCACCCGATCCTCGCCGAGCTCCAGGCGGCGGAAGCCGCACCTGTCCCCACCTCCACCCCGCCCTCCCCGGACGCCAGCCCGCAAGCCCCGGTCGCCGCTCCCGAGAACGCGCCGGTGGCTGAAAGCTCTACCGGATCCGCTCCGGACAAGCCTTCCGTGCTGTAAGTCCGTAAGGCAGCCGACCGACCCCAGAAGGGAAAATTCCTTCCCTCTCACGGTGGAGAACGACCGTGGAACGGGGGCTTACCGGCGCACCTGCCCTGCCGCGCGTCCCCTGCTGGACACTCGGCCGCCGGGCATCCGCGTTGCACCTGAAGCTCGCGGGCTGCGGCGTGGAGGCGGGCATGGCGGGTGGGCGTGGGGCGGATCAGAATTGGCGGGGCCTTCTCGCCGCAGTCCTCTTGAGTTCACCGGCGCTGGCGCAGGAGCCAGTGGACGAGGCAGCGCCGGAGTCCACCGAGGAGGCGCCGATCGAGACGGCGGCGATGGACACGACGGCGTTGCCCTCGGTGGAGCGCGAGGTGCCCGCGGTGGACGTGGCGGCGCCCGTGGCCACCCCCGAGGCGCCGAAGAAGAAGAAGAAGAAGAAGGAAGCGAAGGTGGAGCCGCTGGGTGAGAACCCGGACGCGGCGGATGACGCGAAGCATGAGCGCAAGCTGCGCGTCTTCGGGCGTGTCTTCGCGCGGGCCAGCGCCGACGAGCGCGAGGACTTCACGCGCTCCATCTCGGTGTCCTCGGCCCGCCTGGGGGTGACGACCTCCTTCGAATATGTCGAGGCCGAGGTGACGGCGGACCTGTCCTCGAAGTCGATGCTCAAGGATGCCTTCGTGCGGCTGTCCGACAGCGCCAAGCAGCTGCGCCTCTATGGTGGCCAGTTCAAGGCGCCCT
Encoded proteins:
- a CDS encoding HesB/IscA family protein, with translation METTTTTPATPVAQPAWEPTPHVPMRLSVAAISQVKEVIKAQGFEGYFFSIRVVPAGCSGLGYDLNLVKEAKPNDHIWEQDGVKITTDALSSKYLLGTTVDYVSSVTGAGFKFENPNAKSSCGCGTSFTT
- a CDS encoding serine/threonine protein kinase yields the protein MNPQPFGKYQLLKKLATGGMAEVWLARQAGIEGFAKNVVIKRILPHLAEDREFVEMFKNEALIAANFNHPNIAQVYEFGEANGTYFIAMEFIHGEDLGRVMRKAWGAGQWIARPLAIRIVASACEGLYYAHTRLDGAGRPLKVVHRDISPQNILISFDGSVKLVDFGIAKAADSMGLTKSGAIKGKFAYMAPEQAAGKALDARADIFAIGLVLYELLTGVRPLKRDSELATLQAALECAIQAPSEVADVPSELDSVVMNALSKAADDRYRDARQFQVALEETLVAQRWVASSVQISELMETLFADRLEEEKKSGNPEPIGEDSVASANPAAPNPPSERITDPGSNPGGGRSSPAADRNWEEPPGDPQRGERGRTNVGARPSTRTMSLAEEMAEYAAPAGGTSVGRRRTGESPRRPTSAQHTTIARTNSRSDMRQADGDAPPPRRTNSRQLPMDEDEPRPGPRPSRVAALAVDARARYDEDPYADPERTRLPPRERERERDEEPEDSYPDDMETLPPPSPPPRRRPTGHVSRIQPAEQAAPPPRRRTSSRVDVKQAPPPRQARNEDDAPARVMQKAESRLPKLRLPAETLKIVFFGLAAVAVAALMVIFWPKLMRKPIDGMGVFVSVDTLPKVNVKVRHSDKCGSPEPFTELGLTPLRAVSGAHIQDTLILENKEQGIYAEEEEALRFGEPGETKTIKREFRLGHVRLKVIPKSAGALKITRDGQDLGPYLPGGKLELMEGTHTLELRGDNLKESVMVEVTVKARDLTEKVVDVSDKL
- the moeB gene encoding molybdopterin-synthase adenylyltransferase MoeB; translated protein: MATTFRELLSNVKREIREVSVEEVRRLLDTRTPVKLVDVRESDEHSAGRLPGALHIPRGYLELRIEEQARRDEALVVYCAGGTRSALAVRTLRDMGYENVASMAGGFNRWSDAAYPVEKPLVLSAEQKERYRRHLILPEVGEAGQTKLLKSRVLLLGAGGLGSPAALYLAAAGVGTLGIVDMDVVDLSNLQRQVIHTRERQGQPKVESARAAIEALNPDVKVVPFAERLTSQNVLRILEGFDMVLDGGDNFPTRYLLNDACVVLKRPNIHGSIFRFEGQVTTFVPGEGPCYRCLYPAPPPPELAPSCAEAGVLGVLPGIIGLMQANEALKLILGKGQPLTGRLLTFDALGTRFQELKLRRDPKCPVCADGAKVEFIDYEQFCATA
- a CDS encoding DUF488 domain-containing protein; this translates as MPIKTKRWCVPAEPDDGFRVLICRYRPRGLTKAKETWDVWMRDLGPSPELFDAFHGKGQTPITLDAYRERYVREMEAQRETITELAARVDTGETVTLLCSKDCILEPACHRSILAELIEAARRR
- a CDS encoding rhodanese-like domain-containing protein — its product is MPIPEIAPAELAAQLAGPAETRPALLDVRFPYEHAYVALPGSVLIPLPELDERADELEALRGRPVVVYCHHGVRSLDGAAYLRARGLDAVSLHGGIDLYSELVDPRLPRY